A section of the Lutra lutra chromosome 3, mLutLut1.2, whole genome shotgun sequence genome encodes:
- the LOC125094736 gene encoding 14-3-3 protein theta-like, whose translation MEKTELIQKAKLAEQAERYDDMATCMKAVTEQGAELSNEECNLLSVAYKNVVGGCRSAWRVISSIEQKTDTSDKKLQLIKDYREKVESELRSICTTVLELLDKYLIANATNPESKVFYLKMKGDYFRYLAEVACGDDRKQTIDNSQGAYQEAFDISKKEMQPTHPIRLGLALNFSVFYYEILNNPELACTLAKTAFDEAIAELDTLNEDSYKDSTLIMQLLRDNLTLWTSDSAGEECDAAEGAEN comes from the coding sequence ATGGAGAAGACGGAGCTGATCCAGAAGGCGAAGCTGGCCGAACAGGCCGAGCGCTACGACGACATGGCCACCTGCATGAAGGCCGTGACCGAGCAGGGCGCCGAGCTGTCCAACGAGGAGTGCAACCTGCTCTCGGTGGCCTACAAGAACGTGGTCGGCGGCTGCAGGTCCGCCTGGAGGGTCATCTCGAGCATCGAGCAGAAAACCGACACCTCGGACAAGAAGTTGCAGCTGATTAAGGACTATCGGGAGAAAGTGGAGTCCGAGCTGAGGTCCATCTGCACCACGGTACTGGAATTGTTGGATAAGTATTTAATAGCCAATGCAACTAATCCAGAGAGTAAGGTCTTCTATCTGAAAATGAAGGGAGATTACTTCCGGTACCTTGCTGAAGTTGCATGTGGTGATGATCGAAAGCAAACGATAGATAATTCCCAAGGAGCTTACCAAGAGGCTTTTGACATAAGCAAGAAAGAGATGCAGCCCACGCACCCGATCCGCCTGGGGCTGgctcttaacttctctgtgttttaCTATGAGATCCTTAATAACCCAGAGCTTGCCTGCACCCTGGCTAAAACGGCTTTTGATGAGGCCATCGCAGAACTTGACACACTGAATGAAGATTCCTACAAAGACAGCACCCTCATCATGCAGTTGCTTAGAGACAACCTAACATTATGGACATCAGACAGTGCAGGAGAAGAATGTGATGcagcagaaggggcagaaaaCTAA